In Jannaschia sp. W003, the genomic stretch AGCGTCGAGCCGGTGATGGTCTGGCGCCGCGACATCACCGGCGCGAAGTTCACCTCGGCCTTGGGGCCCTGCAGGAACGCGATCTGCACCAGCCGGCCGTCCTCGGCCAGAGCGCGCAGGTTGCGGGTGATGTAGGTGCCGCCCACCATGTCGAGGATCACGTCCGCGCCGCCCTCGGCCTGCAGCACGTCCACGTAGTCCGCCTCGCAGTAGTTGATTGCCTCTGCCCCTAGGTCGCGGCACAGGGCGCATTTCGCGTCCGATCCGGCGGTGGCGAAGACGCGGGCGCCGAAGGCCACCGCGAGCTGGATCGCCGTGGTGCCGATGCCCGACGAGCCGCCGTGCACCAGCAGCCGCTCGCCCGCACGGAGGCCGCCGCGCAGGAACACGTTCGACCACACCGTGAAGAACGTCTCGGGGATCGCCGCCGCCTCAGCCATCGACAGCCCCTCGGGGATGCGCAGGGCGTGGTCGGCGGGGCAGGTGGCGTACTCGGCGTAGCCGCCCCCGGGCAGCAGCGCGCAGACCCGGTCACCCGCGGCCCAGCGGGTGACGCCCCCGCCCACCGCCGCCACCGTCCCGGACGCCTCGAGCCCCGGCAGGGGCGAGGCCCCCGGGGGCGGGTCGTAGGCGCCCGCGCGCTGGAGGCAGTCGGGCCGGTTCACGCCCGCGTGGTCGATCCGCAGCAAGATCTCCCCGGGGGCGGGCACGGGCACCGGACGCTCCGCCAGCTCCAGCACCTCGGGGCCGCCGGGCCGGGTGATGGAGACGGCGCGCATGGCGGCGGGAAGGGACATGGGCGGACTCCGTGACGGCTGCCCTTCACGGCTACGTGACGCGATCGGGACTTGTCGAGGGCGCGAATCTTGCGCGCCCGGCGTCAATCGGCGGGCCGCGGCGGGATTGGCGACGCGGGCGCGACGGAGGGGGTCGCGGCGGCCTCCGGAGCCGCCTCGGCGGTGGGCGGCGCGGCGGGCGGTGCCCAGTACCCGGGCAGGTCGCCACGGGGCATCCGACCCGGCGCGCGCACCTTCGCGAGCAGCGCGGCCGGCCCCGCGAAGAGGCGCGAGAGCGCGGGCGAGGCGCGCACCTGCGCCTTGGCCTTCTCGATGCGCATCACGTCGTCGATGCGCCGGTCGAGGAAGCTCCAGGTGTCGCGGTGCCCCTCGGAGTGGTCGCCCAGCCAGAACAGCAGGGTCGCGGCGTAGACCCCCTGCAGGGTCGCGCGCTTCGTGTACCAGTTCACGTCGTCGGAGCGGTCGCCCAGCGCCTCCCAGATCGCGTCCGCGGTGCGCCAGCCGGCGCGCAGGCCCTCGCCGGCGTGGACGGGCAGGGCGAGCAGCGTGGCGCCCCGGCGCACCGCCTCGGGATGCGCGCCGGCGATCTCCAACCGGACGCGCACCGCATGGGCGACGCGGTCGCGGTAGCGCATGGGTTCGAGATCCTCGGCGCGCAGGCGCTCGACCATCAGTTCGTCGCCGCGCTCGTGGAAGCGCAGGGCCGCGTCCAGCGCGCCGCGGGGCAGCGCGCGGCGGGCCTCGGCGGGGGCGAGGCCCTCGGCGGCCACGGCGCGTCGGAAGGCGCGCTCG encodes the following:
- a CDS encoding NAD(P)H-quinone oxidoreductase, producing the protein MSLPAAMRAVSITRPGGPEVLELAERPVPVPAPGEILLRIDHAGVNRPDCLQRAGAYDPPPGASPLPGLEASGTVAAVGGGVTRWAAGDRVCALLPGGGYAEYATCPADHALRIPEGLSMAEAAAIPETFFTVWSNVFLRGGLRAGERLLVHGGSSGIGTTAIQLAVAFGARVFATAGSDAKCALCRDLGAEAINYCEADYVDVLQAEGGADVILDMVGGTYITRNLRALAEDGRLVQIAFLQGPKAEVNFAPVMSRRQTITGSTLRPQSVLAKARYAEDLRREVWPLLDAGRVAPVMDQAFPLEEAAAAHARMEAGEHLGKIVLRVA
- a CDS encoding COQ9 family protein; protein product: MRTDLADRIVDAMLPDVPFDGWSERAFRRAVAAEGLAPAEARRALPRGALDAALRFHERGDELMVERLRAEDLEPMRYRDRVAHAVRVRLEIAGAHPEAVRRGATLLALPVHAGEGLRAGWRTADAIWEALGDRSDDVNWYTKRATLQGVYAATLLFWLGDHSEGHRDTWSFLDRRIDDVMRIEKAKAQVRASPALSRLFAGPAALLAKVRAPGRMPRGDLPGYWAPPAAPPTAEAAPEAAATPSVAPASPIPPRPAD